Proteins co-encoded in one Setaria viridis chromosome 9, Setaria_viridis_v4.0, whole genome shotgun sequence genomic window:
- the LOC117837962 gene encoding KH domain-containing protein At4g18375 codes for MAGHRNSHGKRHSDYAENGGGKRRNPGDDSYAPGPDDTVYRYLCASRKIGSIIGRGGEIAKQLRAETQAKIRIGESVPGCEERVITIFSSSRETNTIDDAEDKVCPAQDALFRVHERLASDEGPGNEDSEEVLPQVTVRLLVPSDQIGCIIGKGGHIIQGIRSETGAQIRVLSNDHIPACAINGDELLQISGDAVVVRKALHQVSSRLHDNPSKSQHLLASSLTQPYAGSSHLGSSSSAPVVGITPVIPAYGGYKGEVAGDWPSVYQPRRDESSAKEFSLRLLCAAANVGGVIGKGGGIIKQIRQESGAFIKVDSSNSGAEDDCIITVSAKEFFKDPVSPTIDAAIRLQPRCSEKSDAESAEPSYTTRLLVSTSRIGCLIGKGGSIITEIRRHSRANIRILSKENVPKVAAEDEEMVQISGGLDVARHALLQIAARLKANFFEREGALSAFPPVIPYHPLPAGVSDEPKYLSRDTKPVGHYLYSSGFRGSDDMIPSDSYGSYSSSQAPGGGYGAYSGYSGRSTNSGLSGHSSLPYGKRHGY; via the exons ATGGCTGGTCACCGAAACAGTCATGGAAAACGGCACTCTGATTATGCTGAAAACGGAGGTGGTAAGAGAAGAAATCCTGGTGATGATTCCTATGCTCCTGGTCCTGATGATACTGTGTATCGCTACCTCTGTGCCTCTAGAAAAATTGGGAGTATCATTGGCCGTGGTGGAGAGATTGCGAAGCAGTTGAGGGCCGAGACTCAAGCTAAGATTAGAATTGGCGAGAGTGTTCCTGGCTGTGAGGAGCGAGTTATCACAATATTTAGCTCAAGCAGGGAAACTAATACCATTGACGATGCTGAAGATAAGGTTTGCCCTGCTCAGGATGCTCTCTTTAGAGTTCATGAGAGGCTTGCTTCTGATGAGGGTCCTGGGAATGAAGACAGTGAAGAAGTTTTACCTCAAGTTACTGTTCGCTTGCTTGTGCCATCAGATCAGATAGGATGCATTATTGGAAAAGGTGGGCATATTATCCAAGGAATCCGCAGTGAGACTGGTGCGCAAATACGTGTGCTTAGTAATGATCATATCCCAGCATGTGCCATTAATGGTGATGAACTTCTCCAG ATATCCGGGGATGCCGTAGTTGTCAGAAAGGCTCTTCATCAAGTGTCATCTCGCCTCCATGACAACCCATCTAAGTCACAGCATCTTCTTGCATCCAGCTTGACCCAACCTTATGCAGGGAGCTCCCACCTTGGTAGCTCATCTTCTGCACCTGTTGTTGGGATTACTCCTGTAATTCCTGCTTATGGAGGATACAAAGGTGAGGTGGCAGGAGATTGGCCCTCTGTGTATCAACCACGGAGGGATGAGAGCTCTGCAAAGGAGTTTAGTTTGCGTTTACTTTGTGCTGCTGCTAACGTGGGTGGTGTAATCGGGAAGGGTGGTGGAATTATCAAACAGATTAGGCAGGAATCTGGGGCTTTTATTAAAGTGGATAGCTCCAATTCAGGTGCTGAAGATGATTGCATAATTACAGTTTCTGCAAAAGAG TTCTTTAAAGACCCTGTCTCTCCAACAATTGATGCTGCAATTCGTTTGCAGCCTAGATGCAGCGAGAAAAGTGATGCAGAATCAGCAGAACCATCATACACAACACGTCTGTTGGTGTCTACATCACGTATTGGGTGTCTAATTGGCAAAGGTGGTTCGATCATTACTGAGATACGGAGACATTCAAGAGCAAACATACGCATCCTTTCAAAGGAAAATGTTCCGAAGGTAGCCGCAGAAGATGAAGAGATGGTTCAG ATCAGTGGAGGCCTTGATGTTGCAAGACATGCTCTTCTGCAAATAGCTGCAAGGCTGAAAGCCAATTTCTTCGAAAGAGAGGGTGCTTTATCTGCATTTCCACCTGTGATCCCTTATCATCCTTTGCCTGCTGGTGTTTCGGATGAACCAAAGTATCTAAGCAGAGACACTAAGCCTGTTGGGCATTATCTATATTCAAGTGGTTTTCGAGGATCAGATGATATGATTCCTTCTGACAGCTATGGAAGTTATAGCAGCTCCCAG GCACCTGGAGGAGGATATGGGGCTTACAGTGGGTACAGTGGCCGCTCAACCAACAGTGG GTTATCTGGTCACAGTTCTCTTCCCTATGGAAAGCGTCATGGTTATTAG